The following are from one region of the Sandaracinus amylolyticus genome:
- a CDS encoding CHAD domain-containing protein, whose translation MSPRAGVLPLLECIPEEGARRLALRWIDEACTAGERVIAAHHEDAEALHDLRVALRKLRTVLRTYDEPLGGALAKKRRKKLKELVAETGTARDAEVQIAWLEQVRGELDGGAHRGVAWLAERLVAKRDDAYQSLRDETVPALLVLLPKLRRDLSRYDIEHVVGEARGAGRFADATAALLREQVEDLRDKLRAVHTVEDEALAHEARKDGKRLRYLLEPLKEESIEDAKEIVRRLKGLQDLLGELNDVAVRATLLREEIAQAALERAERLADQAEGHASEGVTATSEGDEQLGLLALVRRTHDRREELFEQLQREWIARDGSLDVLVGSIESLADGLGPKELPREIERKYLLSSMPAHAREHPCTQLDQGYVPGTELHERLRRTKKDGEEHFFRTVKLGRGLSRVEVEEETTREIFAKMWPLTKGKRVRKRRFAVPDGERTWEIDEFLDRELVLAEIELPDEHTEVTLPEWLAPHVVREVTEEPEFVNLRLAK comes from the coding sequence ATGTCGCCCCGCGCCGGCGTGCTCCCGTTGCTCGAGTGCATTCCCGAAGAGGGGGCACGGCGGCTCGCGCTGCGGTGGATCGACGAGGCGTGCACCGCGGGCGAGCGCGTGATCGCGGCGCACCACGAGGACGCCGAGGCGCTCCACGATCTGCGGGTCGCGCTGCGCAAGCTGCGCACCGTGCTGCGGACCTACGACGAGCCGCTGGGCGGCGCGCTCGCGAAGAAGCGGCGCAAGAAGCTGAAGGAGCTCGTCGCCGAGACCGGCACCGCGCGCGACGCCGAGGTGCAGATCGCGTGGCTCGAGCAGGTGCGCGGCGAGCTCGACGGCGGCGCGCATCGCGGCGTCGCGTGGCTCGCGGAGCGGCTGGTCGCCAAGCGCGACGACGCGTACCAGTCGCTGCGCGACGAGACCGTGCCCGCGCTGCTCGTGCTGCTGCCGAAGCTGCGCCGCGATCTCTCGCGCTACGACATCGAGCACGTCGTCGGTGAAGCGCGCGGCGCGGGACGGTTCGCCGACGCGACCGCCGCGCTGCTGCGCGAGCAGGTCGAAGATCTGCGCGACAAGCTGCGCGCGGTGCACACCGTCGAGGACGAGGCGCTCGCGCACGAGGCGCGCAAGGACGGCAAGCGTCTTCGTTATCTGCTCGAGCCGCTGAAGGAAGAGTCGATCGAGGACGCGAAGGAGATCGTGCGGCGCCTCAAGGGCCTGCAGGATCTGCTCGGCGAGCTCAACGACGTCGCGGTGCGCGCGACGCTGCTGCGCGAGGAGATCGCCCAGGCCGCGCTCGAGCGCGCCGAGCGTCTCGCCGATCAGGCCGAGGGCCACGCGAGCGAAGGCGTGACCGCGACGAGCGAAGGCGACGAGCAGCTCGGTCTGCTCGCGCTCGTGCGTCGCACCCACGATCGACGCGAGGAGCTCTTCGAGCAGCTCCAGCGCGAGTGGATCGCGCGCGACGGATCGCTCGACGTGCTGGTGGGATCGATCGAGTCGCTCGCCGACGGGCTCGGACCGAAGGAGCTCCCGCGCGAGATCGAGCGCAAGTACCTGCTCTCCTCGATGCCCGCGCACGCGCGCGAGCACCCGTGCACCCAGCTCGATCAGGGATACGTCCCGGGCACCGAGCTCCACGAACGGCTGCGTCGCACGAAGAAGGACGGCGAGGAGCACTTCTTCCGCACCGTGAAGCTCGGTCGTGGCCTCTCGCGCGTCGAGGTCGAGGAAGAGACCACGCGCGAGATCTTCGCGAAGATGTGGCCGCTCACGAAGGGCAAGCGGGTGCGCAAGCGTCGCTTCGCGGTGCCCGACGGCGAGCGCACGTGGGAGATCGACGAGTTCCTCGATCGCGAGCTGGTGCTCGCGGAGATCGAGCTGCCCGACGAGCACACCGAGGTGACGCTGCCCGAGTGGCTCGCGCCGCACGTGGTGCGCGAGGTGACCGAAGAGCCCGAATTCGTGAACCTGCGGCTCGCGAAGTGA
- a CDS encoding pyridoxal phosphate-dependent decarboxylase family protein, which produces MPLTIPSRGLGENEVLRALDELKRDDADYEQGRTFSLVYYAGPEHQRLIEKAYTKFAATNALNPMAFSSLRRMEAEVVRMTADMLHGDRKVVGTMTSGGTESILLSVKTARDRARALKPKIVKPNIVAPETIHVAFDKAAQYFGLEMRYARLDGDLRADVKDMASLVDASTVLIAASAPQYPHGVVDPIEEIGALAERKKIAFHVDACVGGFLLPWVERLGYPIPPWDFRVPGVTSISADVHKYGFASKGASTILYRDMELLRHQFFVSTDWPGGIYASPSIPGTRSGGAIAAAWASLVAMGESGFLDHTRRAMNATRALIAGIEQIPELEVMGRPDATIVAWRTRKSSGLDVYTLADRLEDRDWNIDRQQNPPCIHCTVTSNHEGVVEEYLRDLREGVQFVKSHPELQSRGNAAMYGMMAKVPFRGMVKKSVLEVMEKMYGPDAARPDLDMLGGGEDEGVVMKLVKSYGDRALGVLDRLNDVRDRFRLTKKRRTQ; this is translated from the coding sequence ATGCCGCTCACGATCCCCTCGCGTGGCCTCGGCGAGAACGAAGTGCTCCGCGCGCTCGACGAGCTCAAGCGCGACGACGCCGACTACGAGCAGGGCCGCACGTTCAGCCTCGTCTACTACGCGGGCCCCGAGCACCAACGGCTCATCGAGAAGGCCTACACCAAGTTCGCCGCGACGAACGCGCTGAACCCGATGGCGTTCTCGTCGCTGCGCCGCATGGAGGCCGAGGTCGTGCGCATGACCGCGGACATGCTGCACGGCGATCGCAAGGTCGTCGGCACCATGACGAGCGGCGGCACCGAGTCGATCCTGCTCTCGGTGAAGACCGCGCGTGATCGCGCGCGCGCGCTCAAGCCCAAGATCGTGAAGCCCAACATCGTCGCGCCGGAGACGATCCACGTCGCGTTCGACAAAGCCGCGCAGTACTTCGGGCTCGAGATGCGCTACGCGCGCCTCGACGGCGATCTGCGCGCCGACGTGAAGGACATGGCGAGCCTCGTCGACGCGAGCACGGTGCTGATCGCGGCGAGCGCGCCGCAGTACCCGCACGGCGTGGTCGATCCGATCGAGGAGATCGGCGCGCTCGCCGAGCGGAAGAAGATCGCGTTCCACGTCGACGCGTGCGTCGGCGGGTTCCTGCTGCCCTGGGTCGAGCGCCTCGGATATCCGATCCCGCCCTGGGACTTCCGGGTGCCCGGCGTGACCTCGATCAGCGCCGACGTGCACAAGTACGGGTTCGCGTCGAAGGGCGCGAGCACGATCCTCTATCGCGACATGGAGCTCCTGCGGCACCAGTTCTTCGTGTCGACGGACTGGCCCGGCGGGATCTACGCGTCTCCGTCGATCCCGGGCACGCGCTCGGGCGGCGCGATCGCCGCGGCGTGGGCCTCGCTGGTCGCGATGGGCGAGAGCGGGTTCCTCGATCACACGCGGCGCGCGATGAACGCGACGCGCGCGCTGATCGCGGGCATCGAGCAGATCCCCGAGCTCGAGGTGATGGGACGCCCCGACGCGACGATCGTCGCGTGGCGCACTCGCAAGAGCTCGGGGCTCGACGTGTACACGCTCGCCGATCGCCTCGAGGACCGCGACTGGAACATCGATCGCCAGCAGAACCCGCCGTGCATCCACTGCACCGTGACGTCGAACCACGAGGGCGTGGTCGAGGAGTACCTGCGCGATCTGCGCGAGGGCGTGCAGTTCGTGAAGTCGCACCCCGAGCTGCAGTCGCGCGGCAACGCCGCGATGTACGGGATGATGGCGAAGGTGCCGTTCCGCGGGATGGTGAAGAAGAGCGTGCTCGAGGTGATGGAGAAGATGTACGGGCCGGATGCGGCGCGGCCCGATCTCGACATGCTCGGCGGCGGCGAGGACGAGGGCGTCGTGATGAAGCTCGTGAAGAGCTACGGCGATCGCGCGCTCGGCGTGCTCGATCGCCTCAACGACGTGCGTGATCGCTTCCGCCTCACGAAGAAGCGCCGCACCCAGTGA
- a CDS encoding M81 family metallopeptidase, whose protein sequence is MPTKKPLRIAIARIAQETNALSPLRTTIDDFRAQHFLEGEDLLARCGVLGNEAPGFLPWAELSGAVRAMRKAGDVEPVPLFSAWAVPGGPLTKACFEELAGRLDDGLRRAGDVDGVVLVLHGAMGVDGVDAPDARLTQLAKDASGGRVAVTLDLHANLSRTMAEASEIIVPYATNPHRDHGRTGGLAASILIRALRGEVDPRLAWRSLPMLLGGGAEIDFAAPMRAIFARARAMEKQRGVLSASVMMCHPWNDARDLGWSTLAISDGIPRSPSRSPTSSRRRAGRCATCARPTSRPPSKRSTRRSARPGRASSAWSCSRRRRTS, encoded by the coding sequence GTGCCCACGAAGAAGCCACTCCGCATCGCCATCGCGCGCATCGCGCAGGAGACGAACGCGCTCTCGCCGCTGCGCACCACCATCGACGACTTCCGCGCCCAGCACTTCCTCGAAGGCGAGGATCTGCTCGCGCGCTGCGGCGTGCTCGGCAACGAGGCGCCGGGCTTCCTGCCGTGGGCCGAGCTGAGCGGCGCGGTGCGCGCGATGCGCAAGGCGGGCGACGTCGAGCCGGTGCCGCTCTTCAGCGCATGGGCGGTGCCCGGCGGACCGCTGACCAAGGCGTGCTTCGAGGAGCTCGCGGGGCGGCTCGACGACGGGCTGCGGCGCGCGGGGGACGTCGACGGAGTCGTGCTCGTGCTGCACGGCGCGATGGGCGTCGACGGAGTCGATGCGCCCGATGCGCGGCTCACCCAGCTCGCGAAGGACGCGAGCGGCGGGCGCGTCGCGGTCACGCTCGATCTGCACGCGAACCTCTCGCGCACGATGGCCGAGGCGAGCGAGATCATCGTGCCCTACGCGACGAACCCCCATCGCGATCACGGGCGCACCGGTGGGCTCGCCGCGTCGATCCTGATCCGCGCGCTGCGCGGCGAGGTCGATCCTCGGCTGGCGTGGCGCTCGCTGCCGATGCTGCTCGGTGGGGGCGCAGAGATCGATTTCGCCGCGCCGATGCGCGCGATCTTCGCGCGGGCGCGCGCGATGGAGAAGCAGCGCGGCGTGCTCTCCGCGAGCGTGATGATGTGCCATCCGTGGAACGACGCGCGCGATCTCGGGTGGAGCACCCTCGCGATCTCCGATGGCATCCCGCGCTCGCCGAGTCGCTCGCCGACGAGCTCGCGGAGGCGTGCTGGGCGGTGCGCGACGTGCGCGCGCCCGACTTCGCGACCCCCGAGCAAGCGATCGACGAGGCGAAGCGCGCGACCTGGGCGCGCAAGCTCGGCGTGGTCGTGCTCGCGGAGGCGTCGGACGTCGTGA
- a CDS encoding MlrC C-terminal domain-containing protein yields MRAPDFATPEQAIDEAKRATWARKLGVVVLAEASDVVSAGSTGDSTHLIRALMERGEGLVCYAAVRDPELARAIDGKNVGDEVSVRFGGALDPARAGEPITCDAVVRSKRVDPGFGRRVALDLDAPAHVSRKDAGKVRLVVTEGPTLAIRPSFYESMGLSMREADVVVVKNFFPFRLFFLPWARKTIYVRTRGLTDLDAAFVLEFDGPMHPRDHVDEWRSRDRKRRLGL; encoded by the coding sequence GTGCGCGCGCCCGACTTCGCGACCCCCGAGCAAGCGATCGACGAGGCGAAGCGCGCGACCTGGGCGCGCAAGCTCGGCGTGGTCGTGCTCGCGGAGGCGTCGGACGTCGTGAGCGCGGGCTCGACCGGCGACTCGACGCACTTGATCCGCGCGCTGATGGAGCGCGGCGAGGGTCTGGTCTGCTACGCGGCGGTGCGCGATCCCGAGCTCGCGCGCGCGATCGACGGCAAGAACGTCGGCGACGAGGTCTCGGTGCGCTTCGGTGGCGCGCTCGATCCCGCACGCGCCGGCGAGCCCATCACGTGCGACGCGGTGGTGCGCAGCAAGCGCGTCGATCCCGGGTTCGGCCGGCGTGTCGCGCTCGATCTCGACGCGCCCGCGCACGTCTCGCGCAAGGACGCGGGCAAGGTGCGGCTCGTGGTGACCGAGGGACCGACCCTCGCGATCCGTCCTTCGTTCTACGAGTCGATGGGGCTCTCGATGCGCGAGGCCGACGTCGTCGTCGTGAAGAACTTCTTCCCGTTCCGCCTCTTCTTCCTGCCCTGGGCGCGCAAGACGATCTACGTGCGCACGCGCGGGCTCACCGATCTGGATGCGGCGTTCGTGCTCGAGTTCGACGGACCGATGCATCCGCGCGATCACGTCGACGAGTGGCGCTCGCGCGATCGGAAGCGCCGGCTGGGCTTGTGA
- a CDS encoding STAS/SEC14 domain-containing protein, with the protein MNEIAIDDRDPSCVVVTWPARRVGAAELARFGDEVIARLRAREGAPVSVLVDVRRAGPLEAGAIKRAREIDARVCEAGVITRRAIVVPNVIAARVLGLMIAAARPRVPTRAFVDLERARAWLG; encoded by the coding sequence GTGAACGAGATCGCGATCGACGATCGCGATCCCTCGTGTGTGGTGGTGACGTGGCCGGCGCGCCGGGTGGGCGCGGCCGAGCTCGCGCGGTTCGGCGACGAGGTGATCGCGCGGCTGCGCGCGCGAGAGGGCGCGCCAGTGTCGGTGCTGGTCGACGTGCGTCGTGCGGGGCCGCTCGAGGCCGGTGCAATCAAGCGAGCGCGCGAGATCGACGCCCGGGTGTGCGAAGCGGGCGTGATCACCCGGCGCGCGATCGTGGTGCCGAACGTGATCGCGGCGCGGGTGCTCGGCCTGATGATCGCGGCCGCGCGGCCGCGGGTGCCGACCCGTGCGTTCGTCGATCTCGAGCGGGCGCGGGCGTGGCTCGGATGA
- a CDS encoding CFI-box-CTERM domain-containing protein, which translates to MRRILLASLACLASLAPSAVEAQPPRVVEIQYVPVQRAQIAMWVEDADGTFLRTLALTQATAYRGIGNRPGASQMNSGFRWPYGRREGVLPVWAHRRAAAPDAERFHRVIFQNRRSEGDASRSSADYSEDSYYCLSFRSGDESIDAVSCASTFNSDKGRFVTEQDVTRGYFEPYELAPSNTIERELDLWSLYPPRRDALRCTSAGCYDHPDVAMFVDDARRVMPEIDAVTMATPPGETPQRMMVTWPTELPDGEYRLFVEVNTELDYNDEWGPDEYPTPLGPDNQPFGDEYWDWWAENNGFPYRGQPSVVYAVSFQVGGGADRQQTAEPEGYGSLSGIGDDAGEMHTMDGSISNDPEEAPGSGADRLRLQEGTWRLRVTVTGPEVCEENVAPEEIASLEITQYEERRDAHRYAQLAFEVPDDDLGIAEYQVRVATHPIESVEDFQRALPANAASLDSVALMVPTNRAPGEIVEVDFGGLAPETHYWVAMRAVDACNVAGPMVVAEYTTPQVQFTTVSPCFVATAAYGSPLAEEIGALRRFRDRHLRTNTIGRALVSAYEAVGPTLADAIREDEDARSVVRTLLSPIVALARWIDG; encoded by the coding sequence ATGCGCCGCATCTTGCTCGCTTCGCTCGCCTGTCTCGCGTCGCTCGCGCCGAGCGCGGTCGAAGCGCAGCCGCCGCGGGTCGTCGAGATCCAGTACGTGCCGGTGCAGCGCGCGCAGATCGCGATGTGGGTCGAGGACGCGGACGGCACGTTCCTCCGCACCCTCGCGCTCACCCAGGCGACGGCGTATCGCGGCATCGGCAATCGTCCTGGCGCGTCGCAGATGAACAGCGGCTTCCGCTGGCCCTACGGGCGCCGCGAGGGCGTGCTCCCGGTGTGGGCGCATCGTCGCGCCGCGGCGCCGGACGCCGAGCGCTTCCATCGCGTCATCTTCCAGAACCGTCGCAGCGAGGGCGATGCGTCGCGCAGCTCCGCGGACTACTCGGAGGACAGCTACTACTGTCTCTCGTTCCGCAGCGGCGACGAGAGCATCGACGCGGTCTCGTGCGCGAGCACGTTCAACAGCGACAAGGGCCGCTTCGTCACCGAGCAGGACGTCACGAGGGGCTACTTCGAGCCCTACGAGCTCGCGCCGAGCAACACCATCGAGCGCGAGCTCGACCTGTGGTCGCTCTATCCGCCGCGCCGCGACGCGCTGCGCTGCACGTCGGCCGGTTGCTACGACCACCCCGACGTCGCGATGTTCGTCGACGACGCGCGCCGCGTGATGCCGGAGATCGACGCGGTGACGATGGCCACGCCGCCCGGCGAGACGCCGCAGCGGATGATGGTGACGTGGCCGACCGAGCTGCCCGACGGCGAGTACCGGCTCTTCGTCGAGGTGAACACCGAGCTCGACTACAACGACGAGTGGGGCCCCGACGAGTACCCGACGCCCCTCGGCCCCGACAACCAGCCCTTCGGCGACGAGTACTGGGACTGGTGGGCGGAGAACAACGGCTTCCCGTACCGCGGTCAGCCCTCGGTCGTGTACGCGGTCTCGTTCCAGGTCGGCGGGGGCGCGGATCGCCAGCAGACCGCGGAGCCCGAGGGCTACGGCTCGCTCAGCGGGATCGGCGACGACGCGGGCGAGATGCACACGATGGACGGGTCGATCAGCAACGACCCCGAGGAGGCGCCGGGCAGCGGCGCGGATCGTCTGCGGCTGCAGGAGGGCACGTGGCGCCTGCGCGTCACGGTGACCGGTCCCGAGGTGTGCGAGGAGAACGTCGCGCCCGAGGAGATCGCGTCGCTCGAGATCACGCAGTACGAGGAGCGTCGCGACGCGCATCGCTACGCGCAGCTCGCGTTCGAGGTGCCTGACGACGATCTCGGGATCGCCGAGTACCAGGTGCGCGTGGCGACGCACCCGATCGAGAGCGTGGAGGACTTCCAGCGCGCGCTCCCCGCGAACGCGGCGAGCCTCGACAGCGTGGCCCTGATGGTCCCGACCAACCGCGCGCCGGGCGAGATCGTCGAGGTCGACTTCGGCGGGCTCGCGCCGGAGACCCACTACTGGGTCGCGATGCGCGCGGTCGACGCGTGCAACGTCGCGGGCCCGATGGTGGTCGCGGAGTACACGACGCCGCAGGTGCAGTTCACGACCGTCTCGCCGTGCTTCGTCGCGACCGCGGCGTACGGATCGCCGCTCGCCGAGGAGATCGGCGCGCTGCGTCGGTTCCGGGATCGTCACCTGCGCACCAACACGATCGGTCGCGCGCTGGTCTCGGCGTACGAGGCGGTCGGTCCGACGCTCGCCGACGCGATCCGCGAGGACGAGGACGCGCGCTCGGTGGTGCGCACGTTGCTGAGCCCGATCGTCGCGCTGGCGCGCTGGATCGACGGGTGA
- a CDS encoding cytochrome-c peroxidase, protein MGHRTCSALLLAVALLVGCSEETRSLDTRGPGPFQPDAGFPASRPDPMLAFGQALFFDPELSGNRNISCGSCHVPFLTTAEGIPLSLGEGATELGPFRTRSGSAVIRRHALDLFHRNEMDVLFWDGRVQRLPSGEVVGPVPTPPGITRALELASIVPLLDRDEMRGQPGEMASDGRPNELATIADEDSEAIWAAIVARVRQHPGYEPLFLRAFGLPVSEMNIGHFAIALAHFQEVLWGPRGELFDPALEAEVARGRALFEGDAGCARCHSGDLFTDQRFHDIAVPQLGPGVAEELDLGRFEVTRAAADRFAFRTPPLRNVALTPPYMHNGAYQTLEDAIRHHLDPVGSLRAYTGAHLAPTLRETLRDDAATLDAIAANVDPATTPLRVLRDDEIAAIVTFLRSLSNPAELTRHQEDALPESVPSGLPVDRWNGSPHPFR, encoded by the coding sequence ATGGGACATCGCACGTGCTCGGCGCTCCTGCTCGCCGTCGCGCTCCTGGTCGGATGCAGCGAGGAGACGCGCAGCCTCGACACCCGCGGTCCAGGGCCGTTCCAGCCCGACGCCGGGTTCCCCGCGAGCCGGCCCGACCCGATGCTCGCGTTCGGTCAGGCGCTGTTCTTCGACCCCGAGCTCAGCGGCAACCGCAACATCTCGTGCGGCTCGTGCCACGTCCCGTTCCTCACCACCGCGGAGGGCATCCCGCTCTCGCTCGGCGAGGGCGCGACCGAGCTCGGCCCGTTCCGCACCCGCAGCGGCAGCGCGGTGATCCGCCGCCACGCGCTCGACCTCTTCCATCGCAACGAGATGGACGTCCTCTTCTGGGACGGGCGCGTGCAGCGCCTGCCGAGCGGAGAGGTCGTCGGTCCGGTGCCGACCCCGCCGGGGATCACCCGTGCGCTCGAGCTGGCGTCGATCGTGCCGCTGCTCGATCGCGACGAGATGCGCGGACAGCCCGGCGAGATGGCGAGCGATGGTCGTCCCAACGAGCTCGCGACGATCGCCGACGAGGACTCCGAGGCGATCTGGGCCGCGATCGTCGCGCGGGTGCGACAGCATCCGGGCTACGAGCCGCTCTTCCTCCGCGCGTTCGGGCTGCCGGTGTCGGAGATGAACATCGGGCACTTCGCGATCGCCCTCGCGCACTTCCAGGAGGTGCTCTGGGGACCGCGCGGCGAGCTCTTCGATCCCGCGCTCGAGGCCGAGGTGGCGCGCGGCCGCGCGCTCTTCGAGGGCGACGCCGGGTGCGCGCGCTGCCACTCGGGTGACCTCTTCACCGATCAGCGCTTCCACGACATCGCGGTGCCGCAGCTCGGCCCGGGGGTCGCGGAGGAGCTCGACCTCGGACGCTTCGAGGTGACGCGCGCCGCCGCCGACCGCTTCGCGTTCCGGACCCCGCCGCTGCGCAACGTCGCGCTCACGCCGCCCTACATGCACAACGGCGCGTACCAGACGCTGGAGGACGCGATCCGCCATCACCTCGATCCGGTGGGGTCGCTCCGGGCCTACACCGGCGCCCATCTGGCCCCGACGCTCCGCGAGACGCTGCGCGACGACGCCGCGACCCTCGATGCGATCGCGGCGAACGTCGACCCCGCGACCACGCCGCTGCGGGTCCTGCGCGACGACGAGATCGCCGCGATCGTGACGTTCCTGCGCTCGCTCTCAAACCCCGCCGAGCTGACCCGCCATCAGGAGGACGCCCTCCCGGAGTCGGTGCCCAGCGGGCTCCCCGTCGATCGCTGGAACGGCTCCCCCCATCCGTTCCGCTGA
- a CDS encoding FecR domain-containing protein yields MWDRIDAARRTEPRPRRTATWVGGGVIAAAAALALVVMVPRDHEIEPVPLTIADTTPLAGSLASGSVVRLSDASRIEVDDDARVDVLESSARTVALALREGRARFEVTPGGPRAWRIESGGVTVEVVGTVFTVERSGARVRVSVERGSVLVRGDEVPDHVQRLDAGESIEIGPLETAAPQREDAPVVVAHETIDVAAEEPSAPAIERRPTPAREDDEDPIASLLARADSARRRGDHAEAARSYEVVVREHADDQRAALAAYSLARMRLDRTGDPRAAARDFARALELGLPDQLAEGARAGRAIALARAGDARAAEALSEYLEAYPEGRYRGEVLRWQSEL; encoded by the coding sequence ATGTGGGATCGCATCGACGCCGCGCGGAGGACCGAGCCGCGCCCGCGCCGCACCGCGACCTGGGTGGGCGGCGGCGTGATCGCGGCCGCGGCGGCGCTCGCGCTGGTGGTGATGGTCCCGCGCGATCACGAGATCGAGCCGGTGCCGCTGACCATCGCCGACACGACGCCGCTCGCGGGATCGCTGGCGTCGGGCAGCGTGGTGCGGCTCTCGGACGCGTCGCGCATCGAGGTCGACGACGACGCGCGGGTCGACGTGCTCGAGAGCTCGGCGCGCACGGTGGCGCTCGCGCTGCGCGAGGGGCGCGCGCGCTTCGAGGTGACGCCGGGCGGACCGCGGGCGTGGCGCATCGAGAGCGGCGGCGTGACGGTCGAGGTCGTCGGCACGGTGTTCACGGTCGAGCGCAGCGGCGCGCGGGTGAGGGTGTCGGTCGAGCGCGGCTCGGTGCTGGTGCGCGGCGACGAGGTGCCCGACCACGTGCAGCGCCTCGATGCGGGCGAGTCGATCGAGATCGGCCCGCTCGAGACCGCGGCGCCGCAGCGCGAAGATGCGCCGGTCGTGGTGGCCCACGAGACGATCGACGTCGCGGCCGAGGAGCCGTCGGCCCCGGCGATCGAGCGGCGTCCCACGCCGGCGCGCGAGGACGACGAGGACCCGATCGCGTCGCTGCTCGCGAGGGCCGACTCGGCGCGGCGCCGCGGCGATCACGCCGAAGCGGCGCGCTCGTACGAGGTGGTGGTGCGCGAGCACGCGGACGATCAGCGCGCGGCGCTCGCGGCGTACAGCCTCGCGCGGATGCGCCTCGATCGGACCGGCGATCCCCGCGCCGCGGCGCGCGACTTCGCGCGTGCGCTCGAGCTCGGGCTGCCGGATCAGCTCGCCGAGGGCGCGCGTGCGGGGCGCGCGATCGCGCTCGCGCGGGCCGGTGATGCGCGCGCCGCGGAGGCGCTGTCGGAGTACCTCGAGGCCTATCCCGAGGGGCGCTATCGCGGCGAGGTGCTCCGATGGCAGAGCGAGCTCTGA
- a CDS encoding RNA polymerase sigma factor yields the protein MTAPLRIHALPHPDEPSDVQLVERALSGDRWAEEAIYRRHVHRVTTVAARLLRCRADVEDVVQDVFLTAFRDLASLRTPERLGSWLAASTVHRVHKIFRRRKLQRLLGLDRSVHDETLADQARDDVTPEMRAELAMIDRVLDRLADDDRMAWVLRHLLGYQVTEVAELTQCSLATVHRRLARAQERVDACFRSDRDA from the coding sequence ATGACCGCACCACTTCGGATCCACGCGCTGCCCCACCCCGACGAGCCGAGCGACGTGCAGCTCGTCGAGCGCGCGCTCTCGGGCGACCGGTGGGCCGAGGAGGCGATCTACCGGCGCCACGTGCACCGGGTGACGACCGTCGCGGCGCGCCTGCTGCGCTGCCGCGCCGACGTCGAGGACGTGGTGCAGGACGTCTTCCTCACCGCGTTCCGGGATCTCGCGTCGCTGCGCACCCCCGAGCGCCTCGGGAGCTGGCTCGCGGCGAGCACGGTGCATCGGGTGCACAAGATCTTCCGGCGCCGGAAGCTCCAGCGCCTCCTGGGGCTCGATCGCAGCGTGCACGACGAGACGCTGGCCGATCAGGCGCGCGACGACGTGACCCCCGAGATGCGCGCGGAGCTCGCGATGATCGACCGCGTGCTCGATCGGCTCGCCGACGACGACCGGATGGCGTGGGTGCTACGCCACCTGCTCGGTTACCAGGTGACGGAGGTCGCGGAGCTCACGCAGTGCTCCCTCGCCACCGTGCACCGACGCCTCGCACGCGCTCAGGAGCGCGTCGACGCCTGCTTCCGGAGCGACCGCGATGCCTGA
- a CDS encoding sulfurtransferase: MSLDPIVDPRTLVARQERANLVLVDARSGKDSRERFEAGHLEGARHVDLDRGLTAHVSNPAHGGRHPLPDPQMFARVLAWLGVSSQKRIVIYDDKGGANAAARFWWMLRATGHPRVQVIDGGYDAAVAAGIPVVRGPSEHSDQTTAPIGGWASPLADIDEVARATRDAGRLVLDVRDPARYRGETDPFDPDPGHIPGAVNVPFASNLDAGGRFLSRDELAAKYRALIGDREPGDVIVSCGSGVTACHTLLAMEHAGLPGAKLYVGSFSEWTRSGRPVAKGDQRG, encoded by the coding sequence ATGAGCCTCGACCCGATCGTCGATCCACGCACGCTGGTGGCGCGGCAGGAGCGCGCGAATCTCGTTCTCGTCGACGCGCGCAGTGGCAAGGATTCGCGCGAGCGCTTCGAGGCCGGTCATCTCGAGGGCGCGCGCCACGTCGATCTCGATCGCGGGCTCACCGCGCACGTGTCGAACCCCGCGCACGGCGGGCGCCATCCGCTGCCCGATCCCCAGATGTTCGCGCGCGTGCTCGCGTGGCTCGGCGTGAGCTCGCAGAAGCGCATCGTGATCTACGACGACAAGGGCGGCGCCAACGCGGCGGCGCGCTTCTGGTGGATGCTGCGCGCGACCGGTCATCCGCGCGTGCAGGTGATCGACGGCGGCTACGACGCCGCGGTCGCGGCGGGGATCCCGGTGGTGCGCGGTCCCTCCGAGCACAGCGATCAGACCACCGCGCCGATCGGCGGATGGGCCTCGCCGCTCGCCGACATCGACGAGGTCGCGCGCGCGACGCGCGACGCCGGACGCCTCGTGCTCGACGTGCGCGACCCCGCGCGATATCGCGGCGAGACCGATCCCTTCGATCCCGACCCCGGGCACATCCCGGGCGCGGTGAACGTGCCCTTCGCGTCGAACCTCGACGCCGGCGGGCGCTTCCTCTCGCGCGACGAGCTCGCCGCGAAGTACCGCGCGCTGATCGGCGATCGCGAGCCGGGCGACGTGATCGTGTCGTGCGGGTCGGGCGTCACCGCGTGCCACACGCTGCTCGCGATGGAGCACGCGGGGCTTCCGGGCGCGAAGCTCTACGTCGGCTCGTTCAGCGAGTGGACGCGCAGCGGACGTCCCGTCGCCAAGGGCGACCAGCGGGGCTGA